A single Oryza brachyantha chromosome 8, ObraRS2, whole genome shotgun sequence DNA region contains:
- the LOC102708822 gene encoding zinc finger protein ZPR1-like, which translates to MAGSGEEARVVVDLRSAAESAGDDEEVHATPLHEIESLCMRCGDNGTTRLLLTMIPHFREVVLMAFECPHCGERNNEVQFAGQLQPKGCCYRLEVLRGQNEILNRQVVKSDSATIKIPELDFEIPPEAQRGSLSTVEGIIMRAVDELQALQDERKKVDPQKAEAIDQFLTKLRSLGLGEASFTFVLDDPAGNSFIENPNAPSSDPLLSVKFYERTREQQAALGFLVEPPTEEPREQPVSNSSTVEGNSEVLQKEPHGSVGAVAGRRAIAQGNPDEVAAALCRYSAPEEVDTLPSTCGACGTECVTRFFATKIPYFREVIVMATTCDMCGYRNSELKPGGEIPAKGKKITLHVQNGKDLTRDVIKSDSAGVKVPELELELASGTLGGIVTTVEGLIVKICEALERVHGFQLGDSTLEWKKKKWEDFKDRLSKLLSLQEPWTLIIDDGLAASFVAPATDSIEDDSQLTIEEYARNWDQNEELGLNDMDTSSADAAYNTGNTANP; encoded by the exons atggcgggcTCCGGGGAGGAAGCGCGCGTGGTGGTGGACCTCcgctcggcggcggagtcggcgggcgacgacgaggaggttCACGCCACGCCGCTCCACGAGATCGAGTCCCTCTGCATGCGCTGCGGCGACAAC GGCACCACAAGGCTTCTGCTGACTATGATTCCGCACTTCCGGGAG GTGGTTCTGATGGCTTTCGAGTGCCCGCATTGTGGCGAGAG GAACAATGAGGTTCAGTTTGCTGGACAACTCCAGCCAAAGGGATGCTGTTACCGTTTGGAGGTCCTGCGTGGACAGAACGAG ATACTGAACCGTCAGGTTGTGAAATCTGATTCAGCAACTATTAAG ATTCCAGAACTGGACTTTGAGATCCCTCCAGAAGCTCAGCGTGGATCACTTTCAACA GTGGAAGGCATTATTATGCGAGCTGTTGATGAGCTGCAGGCACTTCAAGATGAAAGAAAG AAAGTTGATCCTCAAAAGGCTGAAGCTATCGAtcaatttttaacaaaattaagaTCTCTTGGATTAGGAGAAGCTTCTTTCACTTTTGTTCTTGATGATCCTGCTGGAAATAGCTTCATTGAAAACCC AAATGCACCTTCATCAGATCCTTTGCTATCTGTGAAATTCTATGAAAGGACACGTGAACAACAAGCAGCACTTGGTTTTCTTGTTGAACCACCTACAGAAGAACCTAGGGAGCAACCTGTTAGCAATTCTTCAACAGTGGAAGGAAACTCTGAGGTGTTGCAAAAGGAGCCCCATGGTTCAGTTGGAGCTGTTGCAGGTCGGCGTGCTATAGCTCAGGGAAACCCCGATGAAGTTGCTGCAGCGCTGTGCAGATATTCAGCACCAGAAGAG GTTGATACTTTGCCATCAACATGTGGGGCCTGTGGAACTGAGTGTGTCACTCGTTTCTTTGCTACAA AAATCCCATATTTTCGTGAGGTTATTGTTATGGCAACAACATGTGACATGTGTGGCTATCGCAACTCAGAG TTGAAACCTGGTGGTGAAATCCCAGccaaaggaaagaaaattacACTACATGTGCAAAATGGAAAAGATCTTACACGTGATGTCATAAAG tCAGATTCAGCTGGTGTGAAAGTACCTGAACTCGAGTTGGAGCTAGCAAGTGGAACATTGGGTGGTATTGTTACAACAGTTGAAGGTCTAATTGTGAAAATATGTGAGG CTCTGGAGAGAGTGCATGGATTCCAGTTGGGTGATAGCACACTGGaatggaaaaagaagaaatgggAGGATTTCAAGGATAGATTATCCAAG CTTCTTAGTTTACAAGAGCCATGGACTTTGATCATCGATGATGGATTGGCAGCTTCGTTTGTTGCTCCAGCTACAGATTCTATAGAAGATGACAGCCAGCTAACCA
- the LOC102720071 gene encoding protein DJ-1 homolog C: MLPSSRSLLAPTPLPAMAVRRPPPPPHLPNRGGHPLARPPACRAVTRVALAPSLSAAAATAASSSPPANKKKVLVPIAMGTEEMEAVILAGVLRRAGADVTLASVEDGLEVEASCGSRIVADKPIADCADKVFDLVALPGGMPGSVRLRDSEILQRITVRQAEEKRLYGAICAAPAVVLMPWGLHKRKKITCHPSFIEDLPTFRAVESNVQVSGELTTSRGPGTSFQFALSFVEQLFGPCTAEDMDTTLMTDVDDNLERSIEVNEIEWSSDHNPHVLIPIANGSEEMEIIMLANVLRRAKVNVVLASVEKSRSILGSQRMRIVADKSILDASALKYDLIILPGGPSGAERLHKSRVLKKLLKEQKQTGRMYGGICSSPMILQKQGLLQDKSVTAHPSIVDQLTCDVIDRSKVVIDGNLITGMGLGTVIDFSLAIIKKFFGHGRAKGVANGMVFDYPKS, encoded by the exons ATGCTCCCTTCGTCTCGCTCACTTCTCGCCCCGACCCCACTTCCTGCCATGGCggtgcggcggccgccgccgccgccgcatctacCGAACCGCGGCGGTCACCCTCTCGCTCGGCCACcggcgtgccgcgccgtcacTCGGGTCGCCCTCGCCCCCTCActctccgccgctgccgcgacggctgcctcctcgtcgcctccTGCCAACAAGAAGAAG GTTCTCGTGCCCATCGCCATGGGCACGGAGGAGATGGAGGCTGTCATCCTTGCCGGCGTACTCCGCCGAGCCGGCGCTGACGTGACGCTGGCCTCCGTGGAGGATGGCCTCGAGGTGGAGGCCTCGTGTGGCTCCCGCATCGTTGCTGACAAGCCCATTGCCGATTGTGCCGACAAGGTGTTCGACCTTGTGGCTCTCCCG GGTGGAATGCCTGGTTCAGTGCGGTTGAGAGACAGTGAGATCCTTCAGAGGATCACAGTTAGACAGGCCGAGGAGAAAAGATTGTACGGTGCTATATGTGCTGCACCAGCTGTTGTTCTCATGCCGTGGGGTCTCCACAAGAGAAAAAAG ATCACTTGTCACCCATCCTTTATAGAAGATCTCCCAACATTCCGAGCTGTTGAATCAAATGTTCAAGTTTCAGGAGAGCTCACAACAAGCCGTGGACCAGGGACATCATTTCAATTTGCTTTATCATTTGTAGAGCAGTTGTTTGGCCCTTGTACAGCTGAAGATATGGACACCACTTTG ATGACAGACGTTGATGATAATCTTGAAAGAAGTATTGAAGTCAACGAAATTGAGTGGTCGTCTGATCACAATCCTCAT GTTCTCATTCCAATTGCAAATGGTTCAGAAGAGATGGAGATAATAATGTTGGCAAATGTTTTGCGGCGAGCAAAAGTAAATGTGGTGTTGGCATCGGTTGAAAAATCAAGAAGTATTCTTGGGTCCCAAAGGATGAGGATTGTTGCTGATAAATCCATTTTAGATGCTTCTGCCTTAAAATATGATCTAATAATCCTTCCA GGAGGACCTTCTGGAGCTGAGAGGCTGCACAAGTCCAGAGTTCTGAAGAAATTACTCAAGGAACAAAAGCAAACAGGTAGGATGTATGGTGGGATCTGTTCTTCTCCTATGATCTTGCAGAAGCAGGGTTTACTCCAG GATAAATCAGTGACAGCTCATCCTTCCATAGTCGATCAGCTCACTTGTGATGTTATTGACCGATCAAAGGTTGTGATTGATGGAAATTTGATTACTGGGATGGGGCTTGGGACAGTCATTGATTTTTCACTggctattataaaaaaattctttggcCATGGACGAGCCAAAGGCGTGGCAAATGGCATGGTTTTTGATTACCCCAAGAGCTGA
- the LOC102709102 gene encoding bZIP transcription factor TRAB1, whose protein sequence is MDLKDGGGSERRGAAAAGAGAVPLSRQGSIYSLTFDEFQSTLGGMGGGLGKDFGSMNMDELLRSIWTAEESQAMASASGAGAGPGAAEGALQRQGSLTLPRTLSVKTVDEVWRDFEREASPGAAGGGEQQQPRRQPTLGEMTLEEFLVKAGVVRENPAAAAAMVAAAAAPAVATRSIQAVNNSSIFFGNFGGANDAAGAGVMGFSPVGIGDPTMGNGLMSGAAGMGGGGITVASVDTSVGPMDSVGRGDGDLSSPMAPVPYPFEGVIRGRRSGGNVEKVVERRQRRMIKNRESAARSRARKQAYTMELEAEVQKLKEQNMELQKKQEEMMEMQKNLFPEMQKNQVSEVVNNPYGQKKRCLRRTLTGPW, encoded by the exons aTGGATCTGAAGGATGGCGGGGGGtcggagaggaggggagcggcggcggcgggtgcgggGGCGGTGCCGCTGTCGAGGCAGGGGTCGATCTACTCGCTGACGTTCGATGAGTTCCAGAGCACGCTGGGGGGGATGGGGGGCGGGCTCGGGAAGGATTTTGGGTCCATGAACATGGACGAGCTGCTGCGGAGCATCTGGACGGCGGAGGAGAGCCAGGCgatggcgtcggcgtcgggggCCGGGGCCGGGCCGGGTGCGGCGGAGGGGGCGCTGCAGAGGCAGGGGTCGCTCACACTGCCGCGCACGCTCAGCGTCAAGACGGTGGACGAGGTATGGCGGGACTTCGAGCGAGAGGCGTCGCCGGGGGCTGCTGGCGGcggggagcagcagcagcccagGCGGCAGCCAACGCTCGGGGAGATGACACTGGAGGAGTTCCTGGTCAAGGCCGGGGTCGTCAGAGAGAATcccgctgctgcggcggctaTGGtagccgcggccgccgctccAGCCGTGGCTACGCGGTCGATTCAGGCTGTCAACAATAGCTCCATCTTCTTCGGCAACTTCGGAGGCGCCAATGATGCCGCTGGTGCCGGCGTGATGGGATTCTCGCCGGTGGGGATTGGGGATCCGACCATGGGGAATGGGCTGATGTCCGGCGCGGCAGGGATGGGGGGTGGTGGGATCACTGTTGCTTCGGTTGATACATCAGTTGGACCAATGGATTCAGTGGGCAGGGGGGATGGGGACCTTTCATCACCGATGGCGCCGGTGCCGTACCCCTTTGAGGGGGTGAtaagggggaggaggagcggtgGTAATGTGGAGAAGGTGGTGGAGCGGCGGCAGAGGAGGATGATCAAGAACAGGGAGTCTGCAGCTAGATCTCGTGCCAGGAAGCAG GCTTACACGATGGAGTTGGAAGCTGAAGTTCAGAAACTCAAGGAACAAAACATGGAACTGCAGAAGAAACAG GAGGAAATGATGGAAATGCAGAAAAATTTATTCCCAGAAATGCAGAAAAATCAG GTCTCAGAAGTGGTCAACAATCCGTACGGACAGAAGAAGCGTTGCCTAAGAAGAACATTGACAGGTCCCTGGTAA